A stretch of Castanea sativa cultivar Marrone di Chiusa Pesio chromosome 2, ASM4071231v1 DNA encodes these proteins:
- the LOC142623891 gene encoding dof zinc finger protein DOF5.7-like has protein sequence MMSQDNIPAKPVTKDENQGSAGSRKTAAARPPEQGLKCPRCDSPNTKFCYYNNYSLTQPRHFCKTCRRYWTKGGALRNVPIGGGCRKNKKVKSSSRLSCDSKDSGSSSSEIGGLKFFHGLSPTAMDFQLGGLSFPRLHHPPTTGVYNQFSSFGLGDVSATLASGSVTSPCFALDPSGTSNSLMGFNYPNNSGVGFSAPAQNTSTLNVHSSLASSIESLSSINQDLHWKLQQQRLAMLFGGDTHKDNSVSSVPLENHAQKPQPIVFQNLEISKPEACGVENSRKEGGTSGDTPTEWFFGNSYGSVTPTPTDSESNRGNDNASNWNGIQAWGGDLQQYSALP, from the coding sequence ATGATGTCACAAGATAACATTCCGGCAAAGCCCGTGACAAAAGATGAGAACCAAGGCTCCGCCGGTAGCCGGAAAACAGCGGCGGCAAGGCCACCAGAGCAAGGTCTTAAGTGCCCTCGTTGTGACTCACCAAACACTAAATTCTGCTACTACAACAACTACAGTCTCACACAGCCAAGGCATTTCTGCAAGACTTGTAGAAGGTACTGGACAAAAGGTGGGGCTTTGAGAAACGTTCCCATTGGTGGTGGTTGCCGTAAAAACAAGAAGGTCAAGTCATCTTCAAGGCTGTCTTGTGACTCCAAGGACTCTGGTTCATCATCTTCAGAGATCGGTGGTTTGAAATTCTTCCACGGTTTATCTCCTACGGCCATGGATTTTCAACTTGGAGGGTTATCATTCCCAAGACTTCATCACCCTCCAACTACTGGTGTTTACAAccagttttcttcttttggacTTGGAGATGTTTCTGCTACTTTGGCTTCTGGAAGTGTTACTAGTCCTTGTTTTGCTCTTGATCCATCCGGGACCTCTAATTCTCTGATGGGTTTTAATTATCCTAATAATAGCGGTGTTGGTTTTAGTGCTCCAGCTCAGAACACGAGCACTCTCAACGTTCACAGCAGTCTTGCTTCTTCTATAGAATCTCTGAGTTCTATAAACCAAGACTTGCACTGGAAGCTGCAACAGCAGAGGCTAGCTATGCTATTTGGTGGAGATACTCACAAGGACAACAGTGTTTCCTCAGTTCCTCTTGAAAACCACGCACAGAAACCACAACCCATTGTTTTTCAGAACCTGGAGATTTCAAAACCGGAAGCTTGTGGTGTTGAAAACTCAAGAAAAGAAGGTGGTACAAGTGGTGACACACCAACTGAGTGGTTCTTTGGGAACTCTTATGGGTCAGTGACTCCTACTCCAACCGACAGCGAAAGCAATCGTGGTAATGACAACGCGAGCAACTGGAATGGAATTCAAGCATGGGGGGGTGACTTGCAACAATATAGTGCTTTGCCCTAG